The window TCGTGGGCGACGACACCGAGGCCGTCGTCATCGACGCGGCGCACGACGCCGACGCCATCGCCGAGGCGCTGGGCGACCGCACCCTGCGCGCCATCGTGTGCACGCACGCGCACAACGACCACATCGACGCGGCCCCGGCGCTGGCGGCGCGCACCGGCGCACCGGTCCTGCTGCACCCGGACGACCTGCCGCTCTGGAAGCAGACGCACCCGGACCGGCTGCCGGACGGCGAGCTGGCCGACGGCGAGCGGCTCTCCGTGGCGGGCGTGGAGCTGACCGTCCTGCACACCCCCGGCCACGCCCCGGGCGCCGTGTGCCTGTACGCCCCGGAGCTGGGCGCCGTCTTCACCGGCGACACCCTCTTCCAGGGCGGACCGGGCGCGACGGGCCGGTCGTTCTCCCACTTCCCGACGATCGTCGAGTCGATCCGGACCCGGCTGCTCGACCTGCCCGCCGAGACGGTGGTGCGGACCGGGCACGGCGACTCGACGACGGTCGGCGCCGAGGCCCCGCACCTCCAGGAGTGGATCGACCGGGGGCACTGAGACGGACAGGCCGCCCCGGGAGCCGCGGCCTCGGGGCGGGACCTTCGCACGGTGCGCAGTTCAGTTCCCGTTGGCCCGGCCGAAAGCCGGCCATGGTCTGCTGGCGCGAGACAACGGCCTTTCTCGCCCGCAGGGAGGACTGGCGCATGGAGCTGCGCAGTGTCGAGGAACTGATGGATCTGCTGCACGCCTGCCGAGGGACCCGGGGCACCGCCTGCCTCGGTGGCGCCCCGGTGGATCTGCACGAGCACGCCCTGCAGACCGCCGCGCTGCTGCGCCGGGGCCGCCCGGCTGACAAGGAACTCCAGGTGGCGGGTCTGGTGCACGTCGTCGGGCAGTTGCTGCGGCCGGGTGGCGCCGCGGGTCACGCCGACCACGCGGCCGACGCGGTCCGGCCCTTGCTCGGCGAGCGCGTCGCCCTTCTCGTACGTCTCCACGGGGACACCCGGGTGCATCACGCCGTCCTGGACGAGCCTGACCTGGAGGACGTGCTGATCCTGCGGCAGGCCGACGAAGCGGCCCGGACCGCGGGCCTGGACGCGGGGGTGCTCGAGGACTGGCGCACGGTGCTGGAGCTCGTGTCGGCCCGGCACGCACGGCTGGGCGCCTTCGACTGACCGCACTCCTGCCGGACAGCGGCACCCCTGGCAGCGGCAAAGCCCTGCCGGACGGGGCCTGTTGACTGACGGCCCGTCATGAGACGGTACGCGGATGACGTCGCCGCACGCGTTGGAGGGCAGGGTCGCCATCGTCACCGGGGCCTCGCGAGGGATCGGGCTGGCCGTCGCCGAGGGGCTCGTGGCGGCGGGGGCGCGGGTCTGCGTCACGGGGCGGGACGCAGACCCAGTGCACGGCGCCGCCGCCCGGCTCGGCGGCGTGGGCCTCGCCGGCACCGTCGCCGATCCGGCGCATCTGCGGGAGCTGACCGCGCTGGCGATGGACGAGTACGGCCGGATCGACGTGCTGGTGAACAACGCGGCGACCAATCAGCCCCTCGGCCCCCTCATGGACGCCGACCCGGACGGGTGGGGGACGGCGTTCGCTGTCAACGTGGAGGCGCCGCTGCGGCTGGTGCAGCACGCGTGGCGGGCCTGGATGGGTGAGCACGGCGGCTCGGTCGTCAACATCTGCACCGAGGGCGCGGCGCACGTCGGGCCGAACGTGGGCGCCTACGGTACGAGCAAGGCGGCCCTGCTCCACCTCACCCAGCAGCTCGCGGGTGAGCTCGCCCCCGGGGTACGGGTCAACTCCGTCTCCCCCGGCCTCGTACGCACCGAGATGGCGCGCTTCGTCTGGGAGCCGGCCGAGGACGAAATCGCGGCCGGGCTTCCGATGGGCCGCATCGGTGAGCCCGCGGACATCGCCCGGGCCGTCGTCTGGCTGGCCTCGGACGCGGCGGAGTGGGTCACGGGGACGGACCTGCTGGTGGACGGCGGCACCAGGGTCCGCGCAGCGCACACCCCGTGAAAGGCACGTGCAACCGCACACCGGCCCACGCTCACAAGGGGCCCGGGGGCTGAGCGCCCACCGGCCCGCACCTTTCGTGCGACGTCAGAACGCCCGGCCCCGCGCAGCGGCTACTACCACTTGCCGGGCGCGTAGTCCTTCAGGAAGACCCCGTACAGGTCCTCGCCCTGCTGACCGCGCACGATCGGGTCGTACACGCGGGCCGCTCCGTCGATGAGGTCGAGCGGCGCGTGGAAGCCCGCGTCCGCCAGCCGCATCTTGTCCGGGTGGGGCCGCTCGTCGGTGATCCAGCCGGTGTCGACGGCGGTCATCAGGATGCGGTCCTTCTCGAACATCTCCTGGGCGCTGGTGCGCGTGAGCATGTTGAGCGCGGCCTTGGCCATGTTGGTGTGCGGGTGGCCCGCACCCTTGTAGCCGCGGTTGAAGACGCCCTCCATGGCGGAGACGTTCACGATGTACGTGCGGTCGGCGTCGGCGGCGGCCATCGTCGCGCGCAGCCTGCTGATGAGGATGAACGGCGCGGTGGAGTTGCAGAGCTGGACCTCAAGGAGCTCGATGGGCGTGACCTCCTCGACGGCCTGGATCCAGCTGTTGGTGTCGTGCAGGTCGGGCACGAGGCCGCCCGCGTCGATGGCGGTGCCGGCGGCGATCCGCTCCAGGGAGGCGGAACCGGAGACGAGCGCGAGACCGGTGACGTCCTGTGCGGACAGTGCGCCGCTGCCCGCGACCGGCAGCGCGGAGACGGCGCCGGAGCCGAAGGTGCCGATGATCTCGGCGGGCGGCAGCTCACCGGCGGGCAGCGGACCGGATTCGGCGGCGAGCAGCTCGCTGTAGGCCCCCGGGGAGCGGCGTACGGTCTGCGCGGCGTTGTTGATCAGGATGTCGAGCGGGCCCTCGGCGGCGACCGAGTCGGCGAGCGCGACGACCTGGGCCGGGTCGCGCAGGTCGATGCCGACGATCTTCAGCCGGCCGATCCACTCGTCGCTGTCGGGCATGGCCTTGAAGCGGCGGATGGCGTCGTTCGGGAAGCGCGTGGTGATCGTGGTGTGCGCGCCGTCCCGCAGCAGCCTGAGGGCGATGTACATGCCGATCTTGGCGCGGCCGCCGGTGAGCAGGGCGCGCTTGCCGGTGAGGTCGGTGCGGGCGTCACGGCGGGCCCGGTTCTCGGCGGCGCACTTCTGGCAGAGCTGGTGGTAGAAGAAGTCGACCTCGACGTAGCGGGTCTTGCAGGTGTAGCAGGAGCGGGGGCGCTGGAGTATCCCCGCGATCTCGCCGGCCTCGGTCACCGACGACGGCAGGACGCCCTCGGTCTCGTCGTCGATGCGCTGGGCGGAGCCGGTGGCCGTGGCCTCGGTGACCGCCTTGTCGTGGGCGGTCTTGGCGGCCCTGCGCTCCTGGCGACGGCGCTGCTTGACCGAGCGGTAGATGCCCGCGGTGGCGCGGCGGACGGCCACGGCGTCGGGGTGGTCGATGTCGATCTTCTCGAGTTCGTCGAGCACGCCGAGGCACACGGCCAGCCGCTCGGGGTCGATACCGGGACCGTACGAGCCGTCCGGAGCCTCTGCCGTGTCCACGGCGGGGGCCGCCTGGCTGTCCTGTGTCACCGTCATCGCCGTTGCCGTTCCTCGGGTCTGTGCGCCGCGCTCGAACCGCGCTCGCTTTCGAAGGCGGAATTTTACGGAGTGCGGGGCAAAGGCACCAAACCCGCGATGATCACCGGTCTCCCGCGGGCCCGGGCGGGGCGGTCCGCCGGGCCCGCGGGGAGGGGTTCAGGCTGCACAGGCGGCGCCCAGTTCCGCCACCTCGGCGGTCAGCGACCTGGCCAGCAGGTCGAGGTCCGGGACCGCCTTCGCGTCGGCGACGAGCCCGTAGTGGACCCGTCCGCGGTACGTCGACACCGCGACCGCGAGGGCCTGGCCCCGGGCCAGCGGGGCGAGCGGGTACACCTCGGTCAGCGGGCAGCCGCCGAGCTTCATGCCGATGCCGGGCAGCGGCACGCTGGTGACCAGGATGTCGAAGAGCAGCCTGGCCGCCTGGCCCACGACGGGCCCGCCGAGCCGGTGGCCGAGCGCCGGGACGTGGTCGGCGAGCAGGGCGACGGCGCCCGCGCCCCGGTGGGGTCCCGCGTCCTTGTTGCGGTCCATGGCCGTGCGCACGGCGGTGAGGCGTGACAGCGGGTCCGGATCGTCGACGGGAAGCCGTACCAGGTATCCGGAGAGCCGGTTGCCCTGCGGGTGGGCGGTGCGCGGGCGGCGTCGCGAGACGGGGATCAGGGCCCGGGGGGTCACCCCTTCGCTGCCGTCGCCGCGCTCGTCCAGCCAGCGGCGCAGGGCGCCCGCGACGACGGCGATGAGGACGTCGTTGACGGTGCCGCCCACGCTCTTGCGGATCATGTGGATCTCGTCGAGTTCCAGAGCGACGCCCGCGACGTTGCGAGTGCCGGTGGGCTCGGAGACCAGGGCCGGGGAGGACCGTACGCCCAAGGTGGCGCGGGCGACGGACGTGCCGATGTCGAGCGCCCGGCCGACGTCGGAGAGTGTGCCGCGGACGAGCTCGGGGAGCTTCGTCAGGTCGGGGAGGAGGCCGCGGGCGGGTGCCTCGGGACGCGGACGGGGTGCCGGCATCTCCACGGGGTCGAGAACCGCGGCCGCGAGCGTCAGGGCCCGCAGTCCGTCGGCCAGGGCGTGGTGGAACTTGAAGAGCACGGCGAAGGAGGTCCCCTCCGTGCCGGGCACGACGTGTACCTCCCACGGGGGCCTGTCCCGCTCCAGGGGCCGCTGCATGATCGCACCGGCGGCGGCGTGGAAGTCCGCGGCGGGGGCGTGCAGACGGACGTGGTCGAGCGGCTCGAAGTCCGGGGCCGCCTCCCGGGCGGCGCCACCGAAGGCGAGCGGCCGGAGCAGGCCGAAGGCCGGTGACCGGCTGGGGTCCAGCGGCCGCCAGATGTCGCGGATCCGCATGCGCAGGCCCGGGACGCCGGCCGCGCGGGCCGCGAGCAGATCGGCCGCGTGCCGGGCGGCGGCGGGCGAGGTGGCCGTGAAGATCCCGAGTGCCCCGAGGTGCATGGGGTGCTCGGGGGACTCGATGTTCCAGAACGCCAGGTCGAGAGGTGCGAGAAGGTCAGAGGTCAAGGATTTGGCTCTCGCGTCGGCGGCGGGTGAGTCAGCAGTCAATCCCGGGCAGCGATTACGGTCAAGTACGATCGAGTTACCCACAGTTAACAACAGATTAAGTCCCGCTCCTTGTGGGAGGAGCGGGACGCGTGTGGCCCACGAGGCTTCTTGGAGTGGGCGACATCACGCCGGAGCGGGTGTCGCCCGGCCCCGTCGATCACTTCAGGGCAGGTGGCGCCGCGTCCGCGGCCGTACCCCAGCCGGACGGCTCCGCGCCCACCGTGAAGGCCAGCTCCCGGATGCCCCGAAGCGCACCGGTCGTCAGGTACGTACGGTCGAGGGCGGCGCCGTCGCCGCGCACCGACCGGATGTAGCGGGAGGTGTCCGAGGTGCCGGGAGCCGTCACGGTCAGCCTGCCCAGCGGGTGGTAGCGGCGGTCGAGCACGAGGTCGGTCCGTTCGAAGACCGGCGTGGACAGGCCCCAGGTGTCGGATCCGGGCTGCACCGGGAAGATCCCGATCGACGACAGGACGTGCCACGCCGACATGGTCCCCAGGTCGTCGTTACCGGTCATGCCCGTGGGCGTGTCGGTGAAGAGCGTCAGCGCGGCGTGCACCACGTCGGTGGTCTTCCACGGCTGCCCGGTCGAGAGATACGTGTACGGGGCGATGAGGTCGGGTTCGTTCTGCGGGTTGTAGGTGGCCGCGTTGTAGTAGGCGTACGGTCCGTTGACCCACACCTCGCGGGCGGTGCGCCCGGGGTCCTTCAGGAGGCGCTCGTACCCGAAGAACGCGTCGAGCCGGTCGTTCGCCGCCTTCCGGCCGCCGATCAGGCCGATCATTCCGGGCAGGTCCTGCGGGACGAGCCACTGGTACTGCCAGGACGTGCCCTCGTGGAATCCCGTGCTCCTCGCCGGGTCGGCCGCACCGGTGAAGGCGCCCGAGGCGTCCCGCGCCCGGAAGAAGCCGGTCGAGGGGTCGAAGACCCGGCGGTAGTTCTGGGCACGGGCGGCGTACCGCGCGGCGTCGGCCTCGTGGCCGAGCTCCCTCGCCATCTGGGCGAGCATCGCGTCGGACAGGGCGTACTCCAGCGTCGCCGACGCCCCGTGGTCGTAGTCGGAGTCGCCGGGCTTGGCGTGCGGGCGTCCCTTGACCGTGGGTACGAAGCCGCCGGCGACGTACTCCGCGTTCGCCTCGCGTCCCACCGCGGGCGAGTCGGCGGGCGGCACGCCGTCGGCGTTCCTCCTGAGCGCGCGGTAGGCCCGCTCCTCGTGCCCCTCCAGCAGCCCTTGCTGGTACGCGTTGGTGAGGAACGGGGTGACCGGGTCGCCGGTCATGATGTTCGTCTCGACCGTCCCGTAGCCCCACTTGGGCAGCCAGCCGCCCTCCTCCCCGACCGTGAGGACGGAGAGCGCCATGTCACGCGACTCGCGCGGCGCGAGCAGGGCGAGGAGCTGCGCCTGGGTGCGGTAGGTGTCCCAGAGCGACCAGTTCTGGTAGTAGGTGAAGCCCTTCGCGCGGTGGACCTTGCGATCCCATCCCGTGTAGCGGCCGTCGGCGTCGTTGCCGAGGTTGGGGGCGAGGAAGGAACGGTAGAGCGACGAGTAGAAGGTGC of the Streptomyces aurantiacus genome contains:
- a CDS encoding MBL fold metallo-hydrolase, producing MAARIEHLVTSGTFSLDGGTWDVDNNVWIVGDDTEAVVIDAAHDADAIAEALGDRTLRAIVCTHAHNDHIDAAPALAARTGAPVLLHPDDLPLWKQTHPDRLPDGELADGERLSVAGVELTVLHTPGHAPGAVCLYAPELGAVFTGDTLFQGGPGATGRSFSHFPTIVESIRTRLLDLPAETVVRTGHGDSTTVGAEAPHLQEWIDRGH
- a CDS encoding SDR family oxidoreductase, with product MTSPHALEGRVAIVTGASRGIGLAVAEGLVAAGARVCVTGRDADPVHGAAARLGGVGLAGTVADPAHLRELTALAMDEYGRIDVLVNNAATNQPLGPLMDADPDGWGTAFAVNVEAPLRLVQHAWRAWMGEHGGSVVNICTEGAAHVGPNVGAYGTSKAALLHLTQQLAGELAPGVRVNSVSPGLVRTEMARFVWEPAEDEIAAGLPMGRIGEPADIARAVVWLASDAAEWVTGTDLLVDGGTRVRAAHTP
- a CDS encoding SDR family NAD(P)-dependent oxidoreductase, whose amino-acid sequence is MTVTQDSQAAPAVDTAEAPDGSYGPGIDPERLAVCLGVLDELEKIDIDHPDAVAVRRATAGIYRSVKQRRRQERRAAKTAHDKAVTEATATGSAQRIDDETEGVLPSSVTEAGEIAGILQRPRSCYTCKTRYVEVDFFYHQLCQKCAAENRARRDARTDLTGKRALLTGGRAKIGMYIALRLLRDGAHTTITTRFPNDAIRRFKAMPDSDEWIGRLKIVGIDLRDPAQVVALADSVAAEGPLDILINNAAQTVRRSPGAYSELLAAESGPLPAGELPPAEIIGTFGSGAVSALPVAGSGALSAQDVTGLALVSGSASLERIAAGTAIDAGGLVPDLHDTNSWIQAVEEVTPIELLEVQLCNSTAPFILISRLRATMAAADADRTYIVNVSAMEGVFNRGYKGAGHPHTNMAKAALNMLTRTSAQEMFEKDRILMTAVDTGWITDERPHPDKMRLADAGFHAPLDLIDGAARVYDPIVRGQQGEDLYGVFLKDYAPGKW
- a CDS encoding wax ester/triacylglycerol synthase family O-acyltransferase yields the protein MTSDLLAPLDLAFWNIESPEHPMHLGALGIFTATSPAAARHAADLLAARAAGVPGLRMRIRDIWRPLDPSRSPAFGLLRPLAFGGAAREAAPDFEPLDHVRLHAPAADFHAAAGAIMQRPLERDRPPWEVHVVPGTEGTSFAVLFKFHHALADGLRALTLAAAVLDPVEMPAPRPRPEAPARGLLPDLTKLPELVRGTLSDVGRALDIGTSVARATLGVRSSPALVSEPTGTRNVAGVALELDEIHMIRKSVGGTVNDVLIAVVAGALRRWLDERGDGSEGVTPRALIPVSRRRPRTAHPQGNRLSGYLVRLPVDDPDPLSRLTAVRTAMDRNKDAGPHRGAGAVALLADHVPALGHRLGGPVVGQAARLLFDILVTSVPLPGIGMKLGGCPLTEVYPLAPLARGQALAVAVSTYRGRVHYGLVADAKAVPDLDLLARSLTAEVAELGAACAA
- a CDS encoding GH92 family glycosyl hydrolase, which translates into the protein MRWTGRPCLRTATAVTVAALLGLGGALGAPAVRASEPGEDRLTDLVNPFIGSEREGNTFPGAAVPFGMVQFSPDTGHNTGYDYSDDRVRGFSLVHLSGVGCRLGGDLPVLPTTGEVTLTDHAKYAARFDHATEKASPGYYRVGLRSGTGGDASVIDAELTATGRTGVQRYTFPATDKANVLLNAGQALHRTVSTKVEILDDRTVRTAITGSGFCQATRPYTVYTLTRFDRPFTTSGTWRGDTVTAGSTRSAGPGRGGAYVRFDTTKDRTVEATTALSYVDARGAAVNLRSEGGRSFDGVRDGARRAWEDRLDDVRVQGGDTTLRRTFYSSLYRSFLAPNLGNDADGRYTGWDRKVHRAKGFTYYQNWSLWDTYRTQAQLLALLAPRESRDMALSVLTVGEEGGWLPKWGYGTVETNIMTGDPVTPFLTNAYQQGLLEGHEERAYRALRRNADGVPPADSPAVGREANAEYVAGGFVPTVKGRPHAKPGDSDYDHGASATLEYALSDAMLAQMARELGHEADAARYAARAQNYRRVFDPSTGFFRARDASGAFTGAADPARSTGFHEGTSWQYQWLVPQDLPGMIGLIGGRKAANDRLDAFFGYERLLKDPGRTAREVWVNGPYAYYNAATYNPQNEPDLIAPYTYLSTGQPWKTTDVVHAALTLFTDTPTGMTGNDDLGTMSAWHVLSSIGIFPVQPGSDTWGLSTPVFERTDLVLDRRYHPLGRLTVTAPGTSDTSRYIRSVRGDGAALDRTYLTTGALRGIRELAFTVGAEPSGWGTAADAAPPALK